In Lolium rigidum isolate FL_2022 chromosome 7, APGP_CSIRO_Lrig_0.1, whole genome shotgun sequence, the DNA window GGCGCAAATATGCGTCGGGTTTGCGTCGTTGCGGATGACCCGGTCACGatgcatcgccccgctggaggtggtaccagacgtaTTTTCGGTCGGAGCGGACACAAACGATCGcttagcgtccgtttgcgttgcgccgctggagatgccctaaagtgaAACTCTCGCATACATGTTTTTTAAGGAGGCTATCTCGCTAAATGATACACTCCTCACCTGATGGATCATCTATATGACAAATTGAATTTCGGTGAAAGGATGAAGTACTTAAATCTTGGAACTATGCGAGACAATTCGCTGGTGGGTCGAGTAGGAAAATGGCCCGTCCACCAGGCTCAATCAATGTTCCATCTTTCATTTTCCTTGAATGAACGTGCACCGAGCTGGTTGCATTTAGTAAGGACAGTTGAAGGTTTAATGCCcactagccgccacccgccgacaACGATCTTTGAAGCAAGGATTCCGACTGCAAGCTCGCAAGATGAACTACAGATGGTGGTACGGCGAAACGCCTTCCTTACATTTCCACAAGTCAAAATATAGACTCGAACTGCAACTCAGAAACAGAACAAATCATATACACCCTCCATCCAGCGCATTGATACCAACCTGAGAAATGACAGACTTATCATGAAGTGTGAATGTGTGATGTCCGTGGAGTAGCTAACTTTGTGCCAAAAGTAAAATGGTGTTAGCCAACTAGTGTTGATTTCTGCATTTGGTGACCAACTCACCCACCAAGAGTTACTTTTGGGTTTCATTATTTCGCCAGCCAGCTGTGTATTTTGATCCGTTCTGGTACACAATAAAACAGCCCGGAGCTTCACATGGATTGCTCCTGTCTCTTGCAATATCCTAGTGATATAAACTGCAATGCATATCTGCTGCCCATACTACGTATCCCTACGGTCCTACTAGCTACACATCTCCATGCATTAGTTCAATTCAATGGAGTACACTATATCACCGCAGAAATGATTGTGCAATAATACATATTGTAAGTTCTACAGAAtgccaagtactccctccgttccaaattaagTGTCTGCAGCTTTTTCCCAAaatgagtgaacctacacactaaaacgtGTCAAGATACATCCCTATCTAGACCAAATCTGACCAAAGCTGCGACACTTAAtctagaacagaggaagaagcATTATTACAGTTCTGAAAGTATTCAGTAAAACTTACGGAGTACATGTTTTCTCTGTCTTGTTCTCCTAAAATACTCCTACTTCTCTAAACTGTGAATAAGCAATAAATGGATGAAGTGTCAGCTTAATATTCAGAACAAGTATGGTCCTTGGGCATAAAGGGGATGCTTACACTGATCGACAGATTTTTACAGGAGTAAATAGGATAGGCCGCCTACTTTGTGATTGCAAATTTAACAACTtagaaagataaaaaaaatctATGTTCAGAAAACATAGAGGCTGACAGCAGATGAAGACAGCAAATAAGGAAATGAGGTAAGAGCAAGCCAAATAAACAGCTGCCTTGGCTACCATCAGAACACACGATAACAACACTTCACATATAGAAAGCAGTTCTGGAACTTCAGATGTTATTATGTACTCGctccgttcactaatataagacgttttggcatGCTAATTTAGTATGTGACAACATGCATGCAGTTTCAGGTTCAAAATAGTCAGACACTAATTGCGAACAGTCTAACATATATGTTCATATTTTCATGCTTTGTGGGATGGTATGCTCAGGCTACAGAGATACACGTATACTGCACAGGTATGCCAACGAATAATGCTATACTATCAAACAGGGTTGGATCATGAGATCTATGGAGATTCAGACTAATCATGTACTGTATGGAGATATTCTTGGATTAGCATACTTTCAAACTTTAGAGACAAGACATACCACCACTACCACACCCCCAATTTGTGATTTTGGAACAATCATgcgcaaatgtttcaaacttcagaGACAAGACATACCACATTCCCACACCCCCAATTCGTGATTTTGGAACAATCATGCGCAAATGTTCACTAGAGACGCATGCATCAATATTCTAATAGCCCAGCAATACTTAAAATGCATACTTAACATGTGAGTAGGCAAACAGAAAGCAACTTCCAAATTTCTATACCACCATGTAAAACACAGCAGTTTACTTgggacaacttagcaattgcttcTAACACACTAACCTCCATGAGGCTAGTCTACCAGCAAAATTGCCCTAATTCACTCAAACCAGAAGCAATTTCCTCACTAGACATTCAAATTAGAGCCAACAATCGATAATTTTCCATTGCCACAATCATGCTGACACAATCCCAAAAGCCAAATTGCCTAGTAAATAACGCTGTGCTTTGTACCAGATTATTACCAACTCACAATTACCATACCAAAAGAGCTCACAATTTCATAAAAGTACAGCAGTATTGTCTACACAATGCACTACTAACTGGCATGTTGCACTAAACGACCGAGTCACCGACAAGTATAAAGTTCACTGCAAACAAAAGCGGAATCCCGAGTGATAACATGACGAATAGTATCAATCTAGCTATATGACCACACGATGATCATTCCATACTTCATAGTTCATACATCCAATCTTAGAGGTCCAAGCCCTGGAAGGGTGGGAACCCTATGTGACACAAGCAATGCAAGCGAGAAACCGATGCGGTTCGCGCTAGTCAGTGCCGCACCTCGTCCTCGTGGAGGAGCATGTTGGGGACGCCCTTGAGGATGGGGAAGGAGCGGCCGCTGTCGGGGCAGACGAGGGTGCCCTCCTCGACGTGGATCTCGAGGAGCgcgtggtggaggcggcggatcgCGCTGCCCTCGGCCTCGGCGGCGCCGTCCGCGAacagctccgcctcctgcggctgCTCGGCGGCGAGGAGGTCCGGGAAccccgcggcggaggcggcggcgacgagcgcgCGCCAGTCGAGCTTGGGGAGGATCCCGCGGAGGAAGTCGGCGTTGAGCTCCACCTCCTTGATGGAGGACTTGGCCACCTCCAGCGCGAGCGGGTACCCCGTGCTCACGCCCTTGACGTTCGACGCCAGGAAGTTGTGCGTCAGGAGCCTCATCTCTCGAGCTCTCGCGGGGTTTGGTTGGCTGgtctcgtgccgccgccgccgccgatgctgctgctggtgctgcgGGATAAAACCCTAGCGGCGGAGCGGTGGAATTGGGGAGAGGGGAACGGGAAGCGGTAGGTTTCAGCCTTTCAGGACGGGGGTTTTGGGCCGGTTGCCTTGATATTTTGATAGGAACACAGGATGTGGAACTCCCACA includes these proteins:
- the LOC124669311 gene encoding multifunctional methyltransferase subunit TRM112 homolog A-like; amino-acid sequence: MRLLTHNFLASNVKGVSTGYPLALEVAKSSIKEVELNADFLRGILPKLDWRALVAAASAAGFPDLLAAEQPQEAELFADGAAEAEGSAIRRLHHALLEIHVEEGTLVCPDSGRSFPILKGVPNMLLHEDEVRH